The genomic DNA TAGCGATATTTTGCAAACAGCATGGACGTCCTTGCGGTCCGCTCCTAGCCTGTGGGGCGTCCGAAGAGCCCCCACGAGCCGCAAGGACGACGATCACGTGACCCCACCACCGAAACGCCTCCTGCTCAGACGCTCTCTGTCCGCCTCCCTCTCCCTGGCCCTCGCCGCGTTCGGCACCGCCGCCGCGGTCGTACTGTCCAGCGCCCCGCCCGCCCGGGCCGCGGGTGTCCCCGCGCCCTCCCCCCTCGCGGTCCCCGGCCGCGGTGCGACCGTTCCGTTCAAGGAACAGGAAGCCGAGTACGCGGCCACGAACGGCACGCTGATCGGGCCGAACCGGCTGTACGGCACGCTGCCCTCCGAGGCCTCCGGCCGGCAGGCCGTGACGCTGGACGCCGTCGGCGAGTACGTGGAGTTCACCCTCACCGCCCCGGCGAACGCGATGTCCTTCCGCTACTCCCTGCCGGACAGTCCGGACGGAACGGGCCGGGACGCCTCCATCGACGTGCGCGTGAGCGGCGGGGCGCCGAAGAGCGTCCCGGTCACATCGAAGTACGGCTGGTACTACGGCGGTTACCCGTTCAACAACAACCCGGGCGACACCAACCCACACCACTTCTACGACGAGGCCCGGACCATGTTCGGGTCGACGCTCCCCATCGGCACGAAGGTGCGGCTCCAGGTCTCCTCCACCGCCGCATCGCCCACGTTCACCATCGACCTGGCCGACTTCGAGCAGGTCGACGCCCCGGTCGGCAGGCCGTCGGGGGCGCTGGACGTGGTGGGCGACTTCGGCGCCGACCCGACGGGTGCCACCGACTCCACCGGCAGGATCCAGGCGGCCGTCGACGCCGGCCGGGCCCAGGGCAAGGAGGTGTACATCCCGCAGGGAACCTTCCAGGTCCGCGATCACATCGTCGTCGACAAGGTGACACTGCGCGGGGCCGGTCCCTGGTACAGCGTGCTGACCGGGCGCGATCCGTCGAACCGCAGCAAGGCGGTCGGTGTCTACGGCAAGTACGCCGCGGACGGCGGCAGCAGCAATGTCACCCTCAAGGACTTCGCCATCATCGGCGACATCCGTGAACGGGTGGACAACGACCAGGTCAACGCCATCGGCGGAGCGATGTCCAATTCGGTCGTCGACAACATCTGGATGCAGCACACCAAGTGCGGCGCCTGGATGGACGGGCCGATGGACAATTTCACGGTCAAGAACAGCCGCATTCTCGACCAGACCGCCGACGGCGTGAATTTCCACTACGGCGTCACGAACTCCACCGTCACCAACACATTCGTCCGCAACACCGGTGACGACGGCCTGGCGATGTGGGCGGAGAACGTACCGAATGTGAAGAACAAGTTCACGTTCAACACCGTGATCCTGCCGATCCTCGCGAACAACATCGTGACGTACGGCGGCAAGGACATCACCATCTCCGACAACGTCATGTCCGACACGATCACCAATGGCGGCGGCCTTCATGTCGCCAATCGCTATCCCGGGGTGAATTCGGGTCAGGGCACTGCGGTCTCCGGTATCACGACAGCCGCCCGGAACACTCTGATCCGTACCGGGAACAACGACTTCAACTGGCGATTCGGGGTCGGCGCGATCTGGTTCAGCGGACTCAACGAACCCATCAACGCCACGATCAACATCACCGACACCGAGGTGCTCGACAGCTCGTACGCCGCGATCCATCTGATCGAGGGGGCCACCAACGGGCTGCATTTCGACAACGTCAGGATCGACGGCGCGGGTACCTACGCCCTGCAGATCCAGGCTCCGGGGACGGCCACGTTCACCGATGTCGTCGCCACGCACATCGCCCAGTCGAACCCGATCCACAACTGTGTCGGCAGTGGCTTCCAGATCACCCGAGGCAGCGGAAACTCCGGCTGGTACGCCGACCCGCCGGCCTGCACCGGCACCTGGCCGGACCCGGTGTGGACCAACGGCGGGGTGCCGGGGGGCGGCACCGACCCGACCGATCCGACCGACCCGCCCACCGACCCACCGAGCGATCCCGGCAACCTTGCGCTGGGCCGGCCGGTCACCGAGTCGGGGCACGCGGACGTCTATGGTGCCGCCAACGCCGTGGACGGCAATGCGAGCAGCTACTGGGAGAGCACCAACCACGCCTTCCCGCAGACCATCACCGTGGACCTGGGCGCTCCCCGGGCCGTCAAACGCGTGGTCCTGAAACTGCCCCCGGCGACGGCATGGGCGACCCGCACGCAGACGCTGAGCGTGTCGGGCAGCGCCGACAACTCCTCGTACAGCTCGCTCAAGGGGTCGGCCGACTATGTCTTCGACCCGGCCCACGGCAATACCGCGACGGTCACTCTGCCCGGCACGTCGGCCCGCTATCTGCGGCTGACCTTCACCGCGAACACGGGGTGGCCCGCGGGTCAGCTCTCGGAACTGGAGGCGTACACCAGCTGACGACGCGACCGGTCGCCGGACGGGTTCGGACCCGTCCGGCAACCGGTCGGACGTTCCGGGCGGGCCAAGGCCCGTCCCGGCTCGATCCGACTCTACTCAGCTCAGCTCAGCTCACGACAGGAAGTCGCGGGCGATCCCTTCCGCCACCCGCTCCAGCAGCGGGCCCGCCTGTGCCATGCACACGGCCGGGTCCGGCTCCAGCTCCGTGAGGGCGTACGCGCGCCGGATACCGGCCCTGCCCAGCGCCTCCGGAGGCAGTGCCAGGCGGCCGCAGACCGCCACCACCTCCAGTCCCGCCGCGCGGGCCGCCGCCGCGACCCCTGCCGGGGCCTTGCCGTGCAGGGTCTGCTCGTCGAGGGAACCCTCGCCCGTGATCACCAGCGTGGCACGGGCCAGGGCCGGAGCGAAGCCGAGTACGTCGAGCATGACCTCGATGCCGGGGCGGAACCGGGCACCGAGCGCTACCAGCGCCCCGTAGCCGATGCCGCCCGCCGCACCCGCTCCGGGGAGCTTCGCGTGGTCCGGTCCCAGGATGGACGCGTAGTGGGCGAGCGCCGCGTCCAGGGTCGCGATGTCGTCCTCGGTCGCGCCCTTCTGTCGCCCGTATACCTCCGGCGCGCCCATCGGACCGGTCAGCGGGTTGTCCACGTCGCTGGCGAGGATCAGGTCCACGTCGGCCAGCCGCGGGTCGAGGCCGGACAGATCCGCCTCGGCCAGCTTCGCGAGGCCGCCGCCACCGGGACCGACGGACTTGCCGTCCGCGTCCAGGAAGCGGGCGCCGAGCGCGGCCAGCATGCCCGCGCCGCCGTCGGTCGTCGCGCTGCCGCCGACCCCGAACACAATGGTCCGGGCGCCGGCGTCCAACGCCGCGGCAAGCAGCTCGCCGGAGCCGTACGTGGTGGCCGTGAGCGGGGCGAAGACCCCTGCGGGAAGGTGCTGGAGGCCTGACGCCTCGGCCATCTCCACCACCGCGGTGGTGTCCCGCAGCGCGTACGCGGCGGTCACGGTCTCCCCACGCGGCCCGGTCACACGCGCTTCGCGCCGCTCGAAGCCGGCGGCCACCGCCGCCGCCACCGTGCCGTCGCCGCCGTCCGCCACAGGCAGGGTCTCGACCTGCACCTCGGGGACGATGCGCCGCAGCCCGGCTGTCACCCGCTCCGCGACCTGTACCGCGGTCAGCGAGCCCTTGAACTTGTCCGCCGCGACGAGCACGCGGGCGGTCTCCATCACTGCTCCGTCCGTCACCTTGCATCCCTTGCTTTCGAACAGGCAGTCGCGCCGCCCCGACCCTATCCGGAGCGCGGCCCCTGTGCCCATGGGTGTCCGGGCCCTGGACCCGGGCTCCGGTGGCCGGCCCGGCGCCCCCACTACGCTGCGCACGTGACCACCACTGACTACGCCACGTACATCGCGGGACTGCCCAGGGTGCTGGCCGCCGCCGCAACCGTCTTCCAGGACGCGGAAGGACGGGTCCTGCTCGTCGAGCCGAACTACCGGGACGGTTGGGCGCTGCCCGGCGGAACGATCGAGTCCGACGAGGGCGAGACCCCGCGCCGGGCCGCGCGCCGTGAGACGGCCGAGGAGATCGGGCTCGATCTGGAACCGGGACGGCTGCTCGCGGTCGACTGGGCGCGCAGCCCCGCACGTCCGCCGATCGCCGCGTATCTGTACGACGGCGGAGTCCTGGACGACGTCCAGTTGAAGGCGATCCGGCTGCAGGAGGAGGAACTCCTGTCCTGGAAGCTGGTGGAGCGCGTCGCGCTCGACCAGTATCTGCTCGGCTCGCTCGGAGACCGGGTGCGGGCGGCACTTGAGGTGCGCGACGCCGGATCAGGCGCCGTGGAACTGGAGGACGGCAGGCCCGTCGCCCCCTGACCGTCCGCTTCGACGGCGTCCCGGGCCTGCGGCAACCATCGCTTCCGCCGCGAGTGCCGCATCGGGACCGACGGTGACATCGGCCGTGGGAGGCACCGACAGCGCGGCCAAAACGCCTCGCGGGCGGCGGCCACAGCTGCGTACGCTCGCCGTATGACTCTCGTCGCGATCCTCAGCGGCGCCGGCATCTCCACGGACTCCGGCATCCCCGACTACCGCGGGCCGAACGGCCTCTGGCGGAAGGACCCCGAGGCCGAGAAGCTCGTCACGTACGACTTCTACATGACCGATCCGGAGATCCGGCGCCGCTCCTGGCAGATGCGCCGCACCAGCGCCACCTGGCATGCCGAGCCGAACGCCGCCCACCGGGCCGTGGCGGACCTGGAGCGGGCCGGGGTTCCGGTGCGGGTGATCACGCAGAACGTCGACGGGCTGCACCAGCTGGCCGGTGTCTCCGCCCGCAAGGTCCTCGAACTGCACGGCACCGCCCGCGAGGTGGTCTGCACCCGATGCCACGCCCGGTCGCCCATGGCTCAGGCACTCACCAGGGTCGAGGCGGGCGAGGCGGACCCGGCGTGCACCGTCTGCGGCGGCATCCTGAAGTCGGCGACGGTCATGTTCGGTGAGCGGCTCGATCCGGTGGTGCTGGGCGAGGCGATGTCGATCGCGAAGGCGTGCGAGGTGTTCATCGCAGTCGGTACGACGCTGCAGGTGCAGCCCGCCGCGTCGCTGGCCGGGATCGCGGCGGAGTACGGTGCGCGGCTGATCGTTGTGA from Streptomyces sp. NBC_01707 includes the following:
- a CDS encoding discoidin domain-containing protein, with the translated sequence MTPPPKRLLLRRSLSASLSLALAAFGTAAAVVLSSAPPARAAGVPAPSPLAVPGRGATVPFKEQEAEYAATNGTLIGPNRLYGTLPSEASGRQAVTLDAVGEYVEFTLTAPANAMSFRYSLPDSPDGTGRDASIDVRVSGGAPKSVPVTSKYGWYYGGYPFNNNPGDTNPHHFYDEARTMFGSTLPIGTKVRLQVSSTAASPTFTIDLADFEQVDAPVGRPSGALDVVGDFGADPTGATDSTGRIQAAVDAGRAQGKEVYIPQGTFQVRDHIVVDKVTLRGAGPWYSVLTGRDPSNRSKAVGVYGKYAADGGSSNVTLKDFAIIGDIRERVDNDQVNAIGGAMSNSVVDNIWMQHTKCGAWMDGPMDNFTVKNSRILDQTADGVNFHYGVTNSTVTNTFVRNTGDDGLAMWAENVPNVKNKFTFNTVILPILANNIVTYGGKDITISDNVMSDTITNGGGLHVANRYPGVNSGQGTAVSGITTAARNTLIRTGNNDFNWRFGVGAIWFSGLNEPINATINITDTEVLDSSYAAIHLIEGATNGLHFDNVRIDGAGTYALQIQAPGTATFTDVVATHIAQSNPIHNCVGSGFQITRGSGNSGWYADPPACTGTWPDPVWTNGGVPGGGTDPTDPTDPPTDPPSDPGNLALGRPVTESGHADVYGAANAVDGNASSYWESTNHAFPQTITVDLGAPRAVKRVVLKLPPATAWATRTQTLSVSGSADNSSYSSLKGSADYVFDPAHGNTATVTLPGTSARYLRLTFTANTGWPAGQLSELEAYTS
- a CDS encoding glycerate kinase, whose product is METARVLVAADKFKGSLTAVQVAERVTAGLRRIVPEVQVETLPVADGGDGTVAAAVAAGFERREARVTGPRGETVTAAYALRDTTAVVEMAEASGLQHLPAGVFAPLTATTYGSGELLAAALDAGARTIVFGVGGSATTDGGAGMLAALGARFLDADGKSVGPGGGGLAKLAEADLSGLDPRLADVDLILASDVDNPLTGPMGAPEVYGRQKGATEDDIATLDAALAHYASILGPDHAKLPGAGAAGGIGYGALVALGARFRPGIEVMLDVLGFAPALARATLVITGEGSLDEQTLHGKAPAGVAAAARAAGLEVVAVCGRLALPPEALGRAGIRRAYALTELEPDPAVCMAQAGPLLERVAEGIARDFLS
- a CDS encoding NUDIX hydrolase; this encodes MTTTDYATYIAGLPRVLAAAATVFQDAEGRVLLVEPNYRDGWALPGGTIESDEGETPRRAARRETAEEIGLDLEPGRLLAVDWARSPARPPIAAYLYDGGVLDDVQLKAIRLQEEELLSWKLVERVALDQYLLGSLGDRVRAALEVRDAGSGAVELEDGRPVAP
- a CDS encoding Sir2 family NAD-dependent protein deacetylase, whose amino-acid sequence is MTLVAILSGAGISTDSGIPDYRGPNGLWRKDPEAEKLVTYDFYMTDPEIRRRSWQMRRTSATWHAEPNAAHRAVADLERAGVPVRVITQNVDGLHQLAGVSARKVLELHGTAREVVCTRCHARSPMAQALTRVEAGEADPACTVCGGILKSATVMFGERLDPVVLGEAMSIAKACEVFIAVGTTLQVQPAASLAGIAAEYGARLIVVNAEPTPYDELAEETIREPIGTALPSLLARLSAEADAGASG